TTTGTGGATGCAGATATGGACTCGGTGAGCCAGATAGCTGCTTTTTGCAGACTTGCCTGGATTCAACTCCACGGCAATGAAACTCCGGACTACTGCAAGGCTTTGGACATTAGGCTCCTAAAAGCCATACGAGTCAAAGACAGGCAAAGCGTAGAACTCATGGCAGCCTACAAGGGCTGCGTCAACGGATTTGTCCTTGACACCTACGTGAAGGGGCAACAGGGGGGCACAGGAAAGGCATTTGATTGGACACTGGCGAGAGAGGCCGGAAAATATGGCCCGGTGATCCTTTCCGGCGGTTTGACACCGGAAAATGTGAGAGAAGCCATTCAGGCAGTGCGCCCTCACGGCGTGGATGTGAGCAGCGGTGTGGAATCAGGGCCC
The window above is part of the Deltaproteobacteria bacterium genome. Proteins encoded here:
- a CDS encoding phosphoribosylanthranilate isomerase, whose protein sequence is MPKIKICGITREADAQFAASLGVDALGFVLAESSRRVDPRVVREITLSLPPFVSTVGVFVDADMDSVSQIAAFCRLAWIQLHGNETPDYCKALDIRLLKAIRVKDRQSVELMAAYKGCVNGFVLDTYVKGQQGGTGKAFDWTLAREAGKYGPVILSGGLTPENVREAIQAVRPHGVDVSSGVESGPGIKDHDKMRRFVEQVMKSGSDCVSKPKQARDIT